The Gemmatimonas phototrophica region GGCCGTTCCGGTGAGTGCCAGATCCAGCGCACCGTCAGCATTCACATCCAGCCACTGCACGCCATGATCGGCGCCGAGCGACGCCAGTGACGCCGGGGTGACATCGTCAAAGCCGGTTCCGGTATTGCGCAACAGATAGTCGCGGTAGCTCACGCCGCCGGTCACCGTCCCGTTTACGTACAGGTCGAGCCGTCCATCGTGATCAATATCGGCAAAGGCGCAGGCATCGAACTTGGCCTCGGTATTCACTCGCCAAGCGGCCGATACGTCTTCGAAGGTGCCGTCGGCGCGTGCCAAGAGCAGGCCGTTGCGGCCGTAGTTGGCCCCGAAGAGATCGAGCCGTCCGTCACCATTCACATCGGCGGCGCAGGGGCGAACGGTGCCATTGGTGGGTTCACGTGGGGTGCGTCCAGCCCAGGCCGCGCCAGTCTGTTCGGCGACATCGGTGAACTGGCCGTTCACGTTGCGATACAGGCCGTTGGCATCACCATCCATGTTGCCCACGTACACATCGAGGTCGCCATCCTGTTCGTAATCGAACCAGACGGCGCCTACCGAACGGCGGGGGTCGGCCAGACCGCGAGCCGCCGCCACATTGGCAAACTGCCCGTTTGCCTGCTGCTCGAAGAGCGCGTTGGGGCGGTCACGGAACGCGACAAACAGATCGAGATCGTCGTCGCCATCAACGTCGATCATGGAGAGCTGCCGGACGGCCCCGGAGTCCTGCGCCACGCCGAACGAGCTGGTCACATCGGCAAAGCGGCCGCCGTCGTTGCGATACACCACCAGCACCGATCCGGCACCGGGCGCGAACCCCACCACGAGATCCGGATCACCGTCGGCATCGAGGTCGCCCCACGCGGCCGCGCGGGTGGGGCGAGTACTGGCCAGACCAACGGCGGCCCCAACTTCCTCGAACTGTCCCCCGGTGTTGCGATACAGCCGGTTGGGCAGGCCGTTGAAGCCCACGAACAGGTCGGCATCGCCGTCGCTATCGTAATCGGCGGCCGCGTTGGTGAGGGTGGCCCCGGCCGTGAACAGCTCCGGCTGGAGCGGCGTGAAGATGGGGCGCCGCGGTTGCAGCAGGGGCACGCCGAGGGAGCTGACCAGCAGGGCGAGCGCAGACCAGTGGTGTCGTGACATGCCCGAATGTACCGTGCGGGCGGCACGAGCGTATCACCGGCCCAGCCAGTAGCTCGCCTTGATCAGGAACACGTTTTCGGGACGACGGGAGAACACATCACTGTACCCGCGCGTGACGTCGAAGCGCTCGGCGTTTCCGTCGTAGGCGTCTCGTCCTTGTGCCCACACGAAGAACAGGACGGAGCCGGGGCGGTACTCCCAGCGTACCACATTGTTGGTGCGCAACTGCCCAAAACGGAAACCGGCGGGCGTACCGCGTGCGGTATAGGGGCGGAAGCGTTCGTCGCGATCCTCGGCGGCGCCGTTGTCGATGGCGCGCCAGTCGGTGTACCGTCCGGTGCTCACGAACGGCTGCACATAACTCTCCACACTCAAGGTGGGAGTCACCGTGTAGTTGAGCCGCATGGTGACGGAGCTGGTGGATTGGTAGAGACGGGCAAAGGTGTACGCCGGCACGCCGGCATCAACGAAGTTGCCGTACCACTGCTGGTCATCGATGTTGCGGCTGTAGGAGAGGTTCACGCTGCCGTTGAACTGCGACCCCACTCGCAGCTGCGCGCCGCCACCCACCTGCCAGTTGCTCCCCAGACCATCAAAGCGACGCCCAGCGAACGCATTGATCTGCGGCGACACGCTGCGACGGCGATCGCCACTTATCCCGGCCCACGTATTGAGGCGTTGCGGCACGAACAGCGCCGGCCCTCCGCGGGCGTCACGGTCGGAGAACGAACGCACCACGTTGTTCACGCCCACGCCGGCGTTGACACTCCAGAAGCTCTTGAGTTCACCCCAGCCGTTCACATTGCCGCCGTTCCCCAGCAGCATGCCCGAGGTGTTGGCAAAGCCCCAGCCGTTCAGGTTGAGCTGCCCCTGACGGAAGATGCCAATGGGCTTAACCGGACGAATCCCCATCCAGGCGGAGGCGCCCATTTCATCGCTGCGGGTCCGGAACCCCACATCGTTGATCTCAAAACCCGGCGCGATATACCAGGTACTGACGTTCATGCGCGTGATTCCGCCGCCCTGCTTGTTGAGCGACCCCTGCGCCATCCATCCGGACATCGTGGTGCGCGTGCTGTCGTACGATAGATGCTCCGCGTCGCCACGTTGGTACAGGTGCACCAGCGACCGTTGCGTTGCGGCAATGGCGGCCGCTGTGCCCCCAACGCGAGATCCGGCCAACTGTCCACTCAGCTGCCAGCGATTGCCGGCAAAGCGGTGTCGGGCATCGAGCCCACCGGTCCACGCAGTATTGCGCAGCACATCGCGCGTCCATTGGTCAGTCTGTCGCGCCGTGTTGGTGAGCATGAAACCCACGCCGCTGTTGCCGCCGGCCAGATCCTGCTGCAGGCGCACCACAGCATAGTTGGTTTGCGGCTCAATCGTGCGCTGCAGCGTGCCCTGCTCGCGATTGGTCACCGCATCAATGACCCCGATGGACAGACCGTTCTTGAGACGCCCCGTGACCTTGGCTGCCCCGACGATCTGCGACTGTAGCGGAGAGGCTGCGTCGCCGTAGCGCCCCCGCAGTTGCGGCGTCCGACCAATACGACGTGAATAGAACAACCCGGTGCAGCTGCCATCGTTGCAGTCGATATCGTAGCGAAAGATGCCGCTCCCCTCGAGAAAGAACGGACGCCGTTCGGCGAAGAACTGCTCAAAGGCACTCAAGTTGAGCACGCCGGGATCGGCCTCCACCTGCCCGAAGTCCGGATTGACTGCCGCATCGAGCGTGACGTTGGACGTGAGCCCCAGTTTGACATCGGCCCCCGCCTGTGCCTTGGCGGCATTGCGTGGCGTACCGTCGCCACGCGGACTCGCGCCGTAGCGCCCCACCGTGTACGGCATGATTTCCATGCGGCGTGGCGCGGGCAGCGCACTGAAGCCGGAGGTGGCAGCCCACTGACTCACATGCCCGGTGCGCGAACGCCGAAAGAGCGGGTAAGCCGTGCGTTCCCCGGTGCGTGCCACGCGGCGCATGACCAGAATGCCGAAGGTGTTGTCACCGCGTGGGACATAGCGCAACTGACTGAGCGGCACGCGAAATTCGGCAATCCATCCCAGCGAATCAACGCGTGACGAACCCTCCCAGACCGCGTTCCACCCCCAGTCTTCCTCACCGTCGTTGAAGACATAGCCATCGGCCATGGTCCCGGCGGCCGAGAGGCGAAACATGTACCCGGTGCGCTTGTCGTTGTAGGAATCGATGCCGATCACCACGTCATCGGAGAGCGACATGCCGTCACGCCGCTGCAACACCGCCAGAATGCTGTCCGGGCGCGGGTCGTAGTTGCGCACCAGGACGTAGAGGTTGCGCGTGTCATAGGCAATGCGCGCTTCGGTCCGAAAGGTAGGCTCGCCATCCTCAGTCGGGTC contains the following coding sequences:
- a CDS encoding DUF5916 domain-containing protein translates to MLLVPLLLQIAAAPLPQSLTGEPHGYPTSAPSVVTGKAAPGPVFAPRAPKIDGRDDDEIWQTVDPITRFRQFDPTEDGEPTFRTEARIAYDTRNLYVLVRNYDPRPDSILAVLQRRDGMSLSDDVVIGIDSYNDKRTGYMFRLSAAGTMADGYVFNDGEEDWGWNAVWEGSSRVDSLGWIAEFRVPLSQLRYVPRGDNTFGILVMRRVARTGERTAYPLFRRSRTGHVSQWAATSGFSALPAPRRMEIMPYTVGRYGASPRGDGTPRNAAKAQAGADVKLGLTSNVTLDAAVNPDFGQVEADPGVLNLSAFEQFFAERRPFFLEGSGIFRYDIDCNDGSCTGLFYSRRIGRTPQLRGRYGDAASPLQSQIVGAAKVTGRLKNGLSIGVIDAVTNREQGTLQRTIEPQTNYAVVRLQQDLAGGNSGVGFMLTNTARQTDQWTRDVLRNTAWTGGLDARHRFAGNRWQLSGQLAGSRVGGTAAAIAATQRSLVHLYQRGDAEHLSYDSTRTTMSGWMAQGSLNKQGGGITRMNVSTWYIAPGFEINDVGFRTRSDEMGASAWMGIRPVKPIGIFRQGQLNLNGWGFANTSGMLLGNGGNVNGWGELKSFWSVNAGVGVNNVVRSFSDRDARGGPALFVPQRLNTWAGISGDRRRSVSPQINAFAGRRFDGLGSNWQVGGGAQLRVGSQFNGSVNLSYSRNIDDQQWYGNFVDAGVPAYTFARLYQSTSSVTMRLNYTVTPTLSVESYVQPFVSTGRYTDWRAIDNGAAEDRDERFRPYTARGTPAGFRFGQLRTNNVVRWEYRPGSVLFFVWAQGRDAYDGNAERFDVTRGYSDVFSRRPENVFLIKASYWLGR